One window of Myxococcales bacterium genomic DNA carries:
- a CDS encoding GNAT family N-acetyltransferase has product MPLDDPHIRRARPDDAPGLAAAQRTIASVPGLLAARPDEIDADGLRELILQLNDGGRGNYLVAEHAGEVVGHACLEPLSLAATSHVVRLSIAVHDGHQRRGVGRALMHELLRWARSNPDVEKVELQVRSSNNRALALYRALGFVEEGRKTRRLKLGPNAYLDDVYMALWVGP; this is encoded by the coding sequence ATGCCCCTGGACGACCCTCACATTCGAAGAGCACGACCGGACGACGCTCCGGGGCTCGCGGCAGCCCAGCGCACGATCGCAAGCGTTCCGGGTCTGCTCGCGGCGCGGCCCGACGAGATCGACGCCGATGGGCTTCGAGAGCTGATTCTTCAACTCAACGACGGCGGCCGCGGAAACTACCTCGTCGCAGAACACGCGGGCGAGGTCGTCGGGCATGCGTGCCTGGAGCCGCTGTCGCTCGCGGCGACGTCGCACGTCGTGCGCTTGTCGATCGCCGTGCACGACGGCCACCAACGTCGAGGCGTCGGGAGGGCCCTCATGCACGAGCTCTTGCGCTGGGCGCGCTCGAACCCGGACGTCGAAAAAGTCGAGCTCCAGGTGCGCTCGTCGAACAATCGCGCGCTCGCGCTGTATCGAGCCCTCGGCTTCGTCGAAGAGGGACGCAAGACGCGCAGGCTGAAGCTCGGCCCGAACGCGTACCTCGACGACGTCTACATGGCCCTTTGGGTCGGCCCGTAA
- a CDS encoding glutathione S-transferase N-terminal domain-containing protein has translation MKLVSFPTSPFARKVRIAAIEVGVADRLEIVDANPLADDGVVAGHNPLGKIPALVLDDRTLVDSPLICAYLDSLHDGPKLHPDGDWRALQLQALGDGMMDATVLRRLEMLRPESLRSAHWIARYEAAVQRTLSELTTHVGALRDSVTIGSISVGCALWYLDRRYAELNWRDREPDLAAWFEVWSARPAATATAPPPGHPGATEALRNAGDTPR, from the coding sequence ATGAAACTCGTGTCCTTTCCCACCTCACCGTTCGCGCGCAAAGTTCGCATTGCCGCCATCGAAGTGGGGGTGGCCGACCGCCTCGAAATCGTGGACGCCAATCCGCTCGCCGACGACGGCGTGGTGGCCGGGCATAACCCGCTCGGAAAAATCCCGGCGCTCGTTCTCGACGACCGCACGCTCGTGGACTCGCCGCTGATCTGCGCCTACCTCGACAGCCTCCACGATGGCCCGAAGCTTCATCCGGACGGTGACTGGCGCGCGCTCCAGCTGCAGGCGCTCGGCGACGGCATGATGGACGCCACCGTGTTGCGGCGCCTGGAGATGCTGCGCCCCGAATCGCTGCGCTCCGCGCACTGGATCGCGCGCTACGAAGCCGCCGTGCAGCGTACGCTGAGCGAGCTGACCACGCACGTGGGCGCTCTACGCGACAGCGTCACCATCGGCAGCATCAGCGTGGGTTGCGCGTTGTGGTACCTCGATCGTCGGTACGCGGAGTTGAACTGGCGTGACCGTGAGCCCGACCTTGCCGCCTGGTTCGAAGTCTGGAGCGCCCGCCCCGCCGCCACGGCGACGGCTCCACCTCCCGGCCATCCGGGGGCCACCGAAGCTCTGCGAAACGCCGGCGACACACCGCGCTGA
- a CDS encoding type II toxin-antitoxin system RelE/ParE family toxin, protein MAVRARVQARILRFETGNLGDHKEVGGGVWEARLDFGPGYRLYFGRSGREVVLLLLGGDKKSQNRDIKRARELWRKYAMELRHGKTK, encoded by the coding sequence ATGGCGGTTCGCGCTCGCGTGCAAGCGCGGATCCTTCGGTTCGAAACCGGCAACCTTGGCGACCACAAGGAAGTGGGCGGCGGGGTGTGGGAAGCGCGACTGGACTTCGGTCCGGGATACCGCCTGTACTTTGGGAGGAGTGGTCGCGAAGTGGTTCTGCTCTTGCTCGGCGGCGACAAGAAGTCACAGAACAGGGACATCAAGCGAGCTCGAGAACTTTGGCGCAAGTACGCGATGGAGTTGAGGCATGGCAAGACGAAGTAG
- a CDS encoding helix-turn-helix domain-containing protein: MTDIPELTERDFARAIPARVRRRLIAGLFESGDDVVALRKFVGLSQSQFARAVGISVHTLRNWEQGRRQPEGPAIALLRIAARHPRIIRENLKSAA; the protein is encoded by the coding sequence ATGACTGACATCCCCGAGCTCACCGAACGGGACTTCGCACGCGCCATTCCAGCTCGCGTTCGCCGACGTCTGATTGCCGGCTTGTTCGAGTCTGGAGATGACGTGGTCGCATTACGCAAGTTCGTGGGGCTGAGCCAGTCGCAATTCGCGCGTGCTGTTGGCATCAGCGTTCATACGCTTCGCAACTGGGAGCAGGGCCGACGGCAACCTGAAGGCCCAGCGATCGCGTTGCTGCGCATCGCCGCCCGCCACCCGAGGATCATCCGGGAAAACCTCAAGTCCGCTGCGTAG